Proteins encoded within one genomic window of Acidithiobacillus sp. AMEEHan:
- the plsY gene encoding glycerol-3-phosphate 1-O-acyltransferase PlsY — MLFTSSWPVLFWCLTAYLVGSLATAILVSRALGLPDPRQAGSHNPGATNVLRLGGKKAAALTLLGDLLKGLLPVLAARLAALPTWAVALVALATFLGHLYPLYFGFRGGKGVATTLGILLAVSPPLGLATLATWLLVFAVSRVSSLSALIATVAAPIYAWFLLTPPSLRGLVVVLALWVLWRHRSNIQRLLHGQEGGFRRP; from the coding sequence TCTTCCTGGCCGGTCCTGTTCTGGTGTCTGACCGCGTATCTGGTCGGCTCTCTCGCTACGGCCATCTTGGTCAGCCGCGCCTTGGGACTGCCAGATCCGCGGCAAGCGGGCTCTCACAACCCCGGCGCCACGAATGTGCTGCGCCTGGGCGGCAAGAAAGCGGCAGCGCTAACCCTATTGGGAGATCTGCTGAAGGGCCTGCTGCCGGTTTTGGCGGCTCGTCTGGCAGCATTGCCGACCTGGGCCGTGGCACTGGTGGCATTGGCGACCTTTCTCGGGCATCTCTATCCCCTTTATTTCGGCTTTCGCGGTGGCAAGGGAGTGGCTACCACCCTGGGCATCCTGTTGGCCGTCAGCCCCCCGCTCGGCCTCGCTACCCTGGCCACCTGGCTACTGGTATTCGCCGTCAGTCGGGTATCCTCGCTTTCGGCACTCATCGCCACCGTTGCCGCGCCAATCTATGCCTGGTTCCTACTGACACCGCCCAGCCTGCGCGGGCTCGTCGTGGTGTTGGCGCTGTGGGTGCTCTGGCGTCACCGCAGCAATATCCAGCGCCTGCTGCACGGCCAGGAAGGCGGTTTTCGCCGGCCATAA
- the speD gene encoding adenosylmethionine decarboxylase, whose translation MRSLGHQIVADFYGCDSSTLSDVDFVTDAMLEAARRANCTIVTQTFHHFSPYGVSGAVIVAESHLAIHTWPEYGYAAVDVFTCGDVIQPEDALSFLKEAFGAAQVSTMEMKRGQVEMMGVPSHELRVKPALCA comes from the coding sequence ATGCGCTCATTGGGACATCAAATCGTCGCGGACTTTTATGGATGCGACAGCAGTACCTTGTCGGATGTAGATTTTGTTACTGATGCCATGCTCGAGGCCGCTCGTCGTGCCAACTGCACCATCGTCACCCAGACCTTCCACCACTTTTCTCCCTATGGCGTGAGTGGCGCGGTCATTGTCGCTGAATCGCACTTGGCGATTCACACCTGGCCGGAGTATGGCTATGCCGCAGTCGATGTATTCACTTGCGGCGATGTCATTCAGCCGGAAGACGCCTTGAGTTTCCTCAAGGAAGCTTTCGGCGCGGCGCAAGTCTCCACCATGGAGATGAAGCGTGGACAGGTGGAGATGATGGGGGTTCCCAGCCACGAACTACGGGTAAAGCCCGCACTCTGCGCCTGA
- a CDS encoding ATP-binding cassette domain-containing protein: MAEENLVEIRSLYFARGEHVVLDGIDLQVPRGAVVAVMGASGGGKTTLLNLIAGSLQGQRGRVLVAGKDTASLSRAELYRLRQQMGMLFQHSALFTDLSAFENVAFPLRRHFRLPESLLKKLVLMKLEAVGLRGAAELMPAELSGGMARRVALARAVIMDPLLILYDEPFTGLDPISVGIIASLIRRLNDALGASSIVVSHDVKETFAIADYGYILGGGKVIAEGSPDALRSSNSPLAQQFLRGSPEGPVPFHYPAATTFAQDLGLQEGK, encoded by the coding sequence TTGGCAGAGGAAAACCTGGTAGAGATACGCAGTCTATACTTTGCGCGGGGCGAGCACGTGGTCCTCGATGGCATCGACCTGCAGGTTCCGCGTGGGGCCGTCGTTGCCGTCATGGGCGCCAGCGGTGGTGGCAAGACCACTCTGCTCAACCTCATCGCCGGCAGCCTGCAGGGTCAGCGCGGCCGGGTGCTGGTGGCCGGAAAGGATACCGCCAGCCTTTCCCGCGCCGAACTCTACCGGCTGCGGCAACAGATGGGGATGCTGTTTCAGCACAGCGCCCTGTTTACCGACCTCAGCGCCTTCGAGAACGTCGCCTTTCCCCTGCGTCGTCATTTTCGCCTACCCGAGTCCCTTCTAAAAAAGCTCGTACTGATGAAACTCGAGGCAGTAGGCCTCCGGGGTGCCGCCGAACTCATGCCGGCGGAGCTCTCGGGCGGTATGGCGCGCCGCGTTGCCCTCGCCCGCGCGGTGATCATGGATCCCCTGCTCATCCTCTATGATGAGCCTTTCACCGGCCTCGATCCGATCAGCGTCGGGATCATCGCGAGTCTGATTCGCCGGCTCAATGACGCCCTCGGGGCCAGCAGTATCGTCGTCAGCCATGATGTCAAGGAGACCTTCGCAATTGCCGATTATGGCTACATCCTGGGGGGCGGCAAGGTGATTGCCGAAGGCAGCCCCGATGCCTTGCGCAGCAGCAACTCTCCCTTGGCACAGCAGTTTCTGCGGGGTAGCCCCGAGGGGCCGGTGCCCTTTCACTATCCTGCAGCGACGACCTTTGCCCAGGACCTGGGATTGCAGGAGGGCAAATGA
- the mlaE gene encoding lipid asymmetry maintenance ABC transporter permease subunit MlaE translates to MSDFFIPRLGHAVWESVPRLGAAARLLLGGLGAVGNRHFSFRQWLREVYGLGVLSLALMIVAALFTGMVLGFQGYYALARFGATSALGTLIALSLLRELGPVLTALLFAGRAGSALTAEIGSMKATEQLAAMEMMAVNPLAWVVAPRLWGGIFAVPILCVIFDLVGIFGGYLVSVPVLGVDGGTFWAQMQSNVTLSGDILNGLLKALCFGLVVTWIAVWQGFSAKPTAEGVGAATTRSVVMASLAVLGLDFILTALLF, encoded by the coding sequence ATGAGCGATTTTTTCATCCCTCGTCTCGGCCATGCGGTCTGGGAGAGCGTACCGCGTCTTGGCGCCGCCGCCCGTCTCTTGCTGGGCGGTTTGGGCGCGGTTGGCAATCGTCATTTCAGCTTCCGCCAGTGGCTTCGGGAAGTATACGGACTTGGTGTGCTGTCGTTGGCGCTGATGATCGTCGCGGCATTGTTCACCGGAATGGTGTTGGGCTTTCAGGGCTACTACGCCCTGGCCCGCTTTGGTGCAACCTCGGCCTTGGGAACCTTGATCGCCCTCTCTCTGCTGCGCGAGTTGGGGCCGGTGCTCACCGCACTGCTCTTCGCCGGCCGCGCCGGCTCGGCTTTGACCGCCGAGATCGGCTCCATGAAGGCGACCGAGCAGCTCGCGGCAATGGAGATGATGGCGGTAAATCCTCTGGCCTGGGTGGTTGCACCGCGGCTTTGGGGTGGGATTTTCGCTGTACCGATTCTGTGCGTCATTTTCGATCTGGTGGGAATATTCGGCGGCTATTTGGTTTCGGTACCGGTGCTGGGTGTCGACGGGGGCACCTTTTGGGCACAGATGCAGTCCAACGTAACCCTTAGCGGAGACATCCTCAACGGCTTGCTCAAGGCCCTCTGCTTTGGTCTGGTTGTGACCTGGATCGCGGTCTGGCAGGGTTTTTCTGCCAAGCCCACGGCCGAGGGTGTTGGTGCCGCCACCACACGCAGCGTGGTCATGGCATCACTGGCCGTTCTGGGCCTGGATTTCATTTTGACCGCACTACTTTTTTGA
- the mlaD gene encoding outer membrane lipid asymmetry maintenance protein MlaD: protein MSQRAIDWWVGIFVLLGIAALAVLALRVGNLAGFAYGNGYVLHADFNNVGSLKDRSPVKLGGVTIGEVTHIGMNPQTFRAEVTMRIERSIKLPIDTGASIYTQGLLGEQYVAIQPGGMPQNLKPGATITLTQGAVNIDQLIGQMVFDKASGSSSGTSTP from the coding sequence ATGAGTCAACGGGCAATCGACTGGTGGGTGGGCATCTTCGTGCTCTTGGGGATCGCGGCCCTGGCAGTGCTGGCCCTGCGCGTGGGCAATCTCGCGGGCTTTGCCTACGGCAACGGCTATGTCCTGCACGCCGATTTCAACAATGTGGGCAGCCTCAAGGACCGTAGCCCGGTCAAGCTGGGAGGCGTGACCATTGGCGAGGTCACCCACATCGGCATGAATCCGCAGACCTTCCGCGCTGAGGTAACGATGCGCATCGAGCGCAGCATCAAACTCCCCATCGACACCGGCGCATCGATCTACACCCAGGGACTTCTGGGTGAGCAGTACGTCGCCATTCAGCCTGGCGGCATGCCGCAAAACCTGAAGCCGGGCGCCACCATCACCTTGACCCAGGGGGCCGTCAATATCGATCAGCTCATTGGACAAATGGTTTTTGATAAGGCCAGTGGCAGTTCCTCTGGTACCAGCACACCTTGA
- a CDS encoding ABC transporter substrate-binding protein has translation MHKIQRAQPFWFLAVFLFSFLLGQTSYAATSDAQAAAGVVQDMTHTVLQILQKNEGKPITPALKKEVAAAIIPHIDFNTMSAYVMASYWRQMTAAQKKEFTELFQELLVKTYSNALNQYHGQEVRVEGSQQISQNPPVAQVNMDIEQEQGKTIPVIYALIENGKQWQIYNIYVDGVSLVLNYRQAFGNIAGQRGIPALLQELKHKVADAGNTSSAHAS, from the coding sequence ATGCACAAGATTCAACGGGCGCAACCGTTCTGGTTTCTGGCGGTTTTTCTTTTCTCTTTCCTGCTGGGACAGACATCCTACGCAGCGACGAGTGACGCACAGGCGGCTGCAGGCGTCGTCCAGGACATGACCCACACCGTTTTGCAGATTCTGCAGAAGAATGAAGGAAAACCCATTACGCCAGCACTCAAGAAAGAGGTGGCCGCGGCAATCATTCCGCACATCGACTTCAACACCATGTCGGCCTACGTGATGGCGAGCTACTGGCGCCAAATGACCGCCGCCCAGAAAAAGGAATTCACCGAGCTCTTCCAGGAATTGCTGGTCAAGACCTACAGCAACGCGCTGAACCAGTACCACGGGCAGGAGGTGCGGGTGGAGGGCAGCCAGCAAATTTCGCAGAATCCTCCGGTGGCGCAGGTCAATATGGACATCGAGCAGGAGCAGGGGAAAACCATCCCCGTCATCTACGCCCTGATCGAGAACGGCAAGCAATGGCAGATCTACAACATCTATGTGGATGGCGTGAGTCTGGTCCTCAACTATCGCCAGGCCTTCGGCAATATCGCCGGGCAACGGGGTATTCCCGCTCTCCTGCAAGAACTGAAGCACAAGGTAGCGGATGCCGGCAACACCAGTAGTGCCCATGCCAGCTGA
- a CDS encoding STAS domain-containing protein gives MPAEASWERDSAGGLLLRGDWRLRPLDQRLRRDAASLLRQRWEYLSLAKVTALDSATLAFVIDWQSIQRSLGSSAELRNPPATLLDLAKLYGLTQLWQGDSHA, from the coding sequence ATGCCAGCTGAAGCAAGCTGGGAGCGGGACAGCGCGGGCGGGCTGCTGCTGCGCGGTGACTGGCGTCTGCGTCCCCTTGATCAAAGGCTGCGTCGCGATGCCGCGAGTCTTCTTCGGCAACGCTGGGAATATCTGTCCCTCGCCAAGGTCACGGCGCTGGATAGTGCCACATTGGCCTTCGTAATCGATTGGCAAAGTATCCAGCGCAGCCTGGGCAGCTCGGCAGAACTCCGCAACCCGCCCGCGACGCTTCTCGATCTGGCAAAGCTCTATGGCCTGACCCAACTCTGGCAGGGAGATTCCCATGCCTGA
- a CDS encoding RNA-binding S4 domain-containing protein codes for MAEGQRLDLFLKMSRLIKRRSVAKTLCDAGRVQLNGRTAKAGTLVQAGDRLRLDLPQGLVEAAILRLPTRVEGPDGVVSILGTADSA; via the coding sequence ATGGCTGAGGGCCAGCGCCTCGATCTGTTTTTGAAGATGTCGCGCCTGATCAAACGGCGCAGTGTCGCCAAGACACTCTGCGACGCCGGACGAGTGCAGCTCAACGGGCGCACTGCCAAGGCGGGGACCCTGGTGCAAGCTGGCGATCGCCTGCGCCTGGACCTGCCGCAAGGCTTGGTCGAGGCGGCGATACTCCGTCTACCAACGCGGGTGGAGGGGCCGGACGGCGTGGTCAGCATTCTCGGCACAGCGGACTCGGCATGA
- the pdxA gene encoding 4-hydroxythreonine-4-phosphate dehydrogenase PdxA: MKQARLLLHVGEPAGIGPDLCVALAQHALPPLVLIGDIDCLRHRALQLGMPTALVPWHPEEEWPENNRSLSVWPIQLPHSCRAGQLDPFNAPAVLEGLDRAVSLLQAGLADALITGPVHKGVINDAGIPFSGHTEYLAARCGQSEVLMLLAGRGLRVALATTHLPLRDVAAAINARDLERSLRLLQQGLRQDFGVAEPRIRVTGLNPHAGEGGHLGREEIEVIAPVIHKLQGEGWAITGPWPADTLFTPRFLEDTDAVLAMYHDQGLPVLKYHAFGEAVNITLGLPIVRTSVDHGTALELAGTGRAEIHSLLHAIQAAAEIVRQRRLNMTPEA, from the coding sequence ATGAAGCAAGCGCGACTCCTGCTGCATGTTGGCGAACCCGCGGGCATCGGACCGGATCTATGCGTCGCCCTCGCGCAGCATGCGTTGCCACCTCTGGTGTTGATTGGCGACATCGATTGCCTGCGTCACCGCGCCCTGCAACTCGGGATGCCGACAGCACTGGTCCCTTGGCATCCCGAAGAGGAGTGGCCCGAAAACAATCGGTCTCTCTCCGTATGGCCGATCCAGCTGCCGCATTCTTGTCGCGCCGGACAGCTCGATCCGTTCAATGCCCCTGCCGTTCTCGAGGGACTGGATCGCGCCGTATCCTTGTTACAAGCCGGGCTGGCCGACGCGCTGATTACTGGCCCGGTGCACAAGGGCGTGATCAATGACGCGGGTATCCCCTTCAGCGGCCACACCGAGTACCTCGCCGCTCGTTGTGGACAAAGCGAGGTATTGATGCTCTTGGCCGGACGCGGCTTGCGCGTAGCCCTGGCCACCACCCACCTCCCCCTGCGGGACGTTGCTGCCGCCATCAATGCCCGCGATCTCGAACGCAGCCTGCGCCTTTTGCAGCAGGGTCTGCGCCAGGATTTCGGTGTGGCCGAGCCGCGTATCCGCGTCACGGGGCTCAATCCCCATGCGGGCGAGGGCGGTCATCTGGGAAGAGAGGAAATTGAGGTCATCGCCCCGGTGATCCACAAACTGCAGGGCGAAGGCTGGGCCATCACTGGCCCCTGGCCCGCCGATACGCTTTTCACACCGCGCTTTCTGGAAGACACCGACGCCGTACTGGCGATGTACCATGACCAGGGCCTGCCAGTGCTGAAATATCATGCCTTCGGGGAAGCCGTAAACATCACCCTTGGCTTGCCGATCGTGCGTACCAGCGTCGACCATGGCACTGCCTTGGAACTCGCCGGCACTGGCCGGGCCGAGATCCACAGCCTGCTGCATGCCATTCAAGCAGCGGCGGAAATCGTGCGTCAGCGCCGGCTGAATATGACGCCGGAAGCCTAG
- a CDS encoding HNH endonuclease has translation MHLVLRLDVSGRPMAWETWEEAAAHYARGNVAWTLGDPFFTAHGGMSRHSGEISLLDIHPLIAVRGRHQGKIRPPALNNPTLFHRDRHLCLYCGGSFPQRDLTRDHVIPLSRKGRDVWTNVVTACRWCNSRKDNRTPEEANMPLLAVPFTPTWAEYLLLSNRRILADQMEFLLAQVPVSRQHVF, from the coding sequence ATGCATCTCGTGCTTCGTCTCGACGTCAGCGGCCGCCCCATGGCTTGGGAAACCTGGGAAGAAGCTGCTGCCCATTATGCCCGCGGCAATGTTGCCTGGACATTGGGAGATCCTTTTTTCACCGCGCATGGTGGTATGTCGCGGCACAGTGGGGAGATCTCCCTGCTCGATATCCACCCGCTGATCGCAGTGCGCGGACGCCACCAGGGCAAGATTCGTCCCCCTGCCCTCAACAATCCTACCCTGTTTCATCGCGACCGCCATCTCTGTCTCTACTGTGGCGGCAGTTTTCCCCAGCGGGATCTCACCCGCGATCACGTCATACCGCTGTCGCGCAAGGGTCGGGATGTTTGGACCAACGTCGTCACCGCCTGCCGCTGGTGCAATAGTCGCAAGGACAACCGCACGCCGGAGGAGGCCAACATGCCCCTGCTGGCCGTGCCGTTCACTCCCACTTGGGCGGAGTACCTGCTGCTCAGCAATCGTCGGATTCTTGCCGACCAGATGGAGTTCTTGCTGGCCCAGGTACCGGTTTCGCGGCAGCACGTCTTCTAG
- the rsmA gene encoding 16S rRNA (adenine(1518)-N(6)/adenine(1519)-N(6))-dimethyltransferase RsmA, with protein sequence MQVAKLPQAKKRFGQNFLVQPAIVSRIVAVIAPRPGDALVEIGPGPGALTQALLAAQADGTGPLRVIELDRDLLPNLHALATPEQLQVIAGDALQVDFVQLATEAGAALRVVGNLPYNISTPLLFHLLAQKDAIVDMHFMLQKEVADRLAAGPGSSAYGRLSLMVQAQAQVEVLFPVAPGNFRPVPKVDSAFVRLSPCRPSRLPSELLPHFTRAVSLAFAQRRKTLANNFKGILDSAMLEALAISPSARAETLDFTTFVRLAEALAQKGATS encoded by the coding sequence TTGCAAGTAGCCAAACTGCCCCAGGCAAAAAAACGTTTCGGTCAGAATTTTCTGGTACAGCCGGCGATCGTCTCGCGCATCGTGGCGGTCATCGCACCGCGCCCGGGCGACGCTCTCGTCGAGATCGGACCCGGGCCGGGCGCCCTGACCCAAGCACTGCTGGCAGCACAAGCGGATGGCACGGGTCCTTTGCGGGTCATCGAGCTCGATCGCGATCTTCTGCCCAATCTGCATGCCTTGGCCACGCCCGAGCAGCTACAAGTGATTGCCGGCGATGCCCTGCAGGTCGATTTTGTTCAACTTGCCACAGAGGCAGGCGCGGCCCTGCGGGTGGTCGGCAACCTGCCCTACAATATCTCGACGCCACTGCTGTTTCACCTGCTGGCGCAGAAGGATGCGATTGTCGACATGCATTTCATGCTGCAGAAAGAGGTGGCCGATCGTCTGGCCGCCGGCCCGGGCAGTTCCGCCTATGGCCGCCTGTCGCTGATGGTCCAGGCGCAAGCCCAAGTCGAGGTGCTGTTTCCAGTAGCGCCCGGTAATTTTCGTCCAGTGCCAAAGGTGGATTCCGCCTTTGTCCGCCTCAGCCCCTGCCGCCCTTCCCGTTTGCCGTCAGAGCTCTTGCCGCATTTTACCCGGGCTGTCAGTCTCGCCTTTGCGCAACGACGCAAGACGCTGGCCAATAACTTCAAGGGCATTCTCGATAGCGCTATGCTGGAGGCCTTGGCCATTTCCCCCTCGGCCCGTGCCGAGACCCTGGATTTTACAACTTTTGTCCGCCTCGCCGAGGCACTCGCGCAGAAAGGAGCGACATCGTGA
- a CDS encoding YbjN domain-containing protein, with product MKHLEAAEALFRHLGWNAKTLQDYPVITCAVAVPNGTLDVFCHVHAELERILFYVRPQGLEIPAARLPAVAEFLTRANYGLPLGNFELDWEDLELNCKSSVQVPESCVSAELLRGYLLSAVETCNHYLPGLRAVADGKQSAAAAIKALEAPTAH from the coding sequence GTGAAGCATCTGGAGGCCGCCGAGGCCTTGTTTCGTCATCTTGGCTGGAACGCCAAGACCCTGCAGGACTATCCGGTCATCACCTGCGCCGTGGCGGTACCCAACGGTACCCTCGACGTGTTCTGTCATGTCCATGCCGAGCTGGAGCGGATCCTGTTCTATGTGCGTCCACAGGGTCTGGAGATTCCGGCGGCACGCCTACCGGCAGTCGCCGAATTTTTGACCCGCGCCAACTATGGACTCCCGCTCGGGAACTTCGAGCTCGATTGGGAAGATCTGGAACTCAACTGCAAGAGTAGCGTGCAGGTTCCGGAGTCCTGCGTTAGCGCCGAACTGCTGCGAGGGTATCTGCTATCGGCAGTAGAAACCTGCAATCATTACCTTCCCGGCCTGCGGGCGGTGGCCGATGGCAAGCAGAGCGCCGCGGCAGCGATCAAGGCGCTGGAGGCGCCGACGGCGCACTGA
- a CDS encoding SPOR domain-containing protein, giving the protein MRDYKGHSSRQPQAEEHRPPIPRAERAPLAAETDDDADLALATRRSGHGWIWLLLIAFLLLSGAVWWWVASLPMASGQLGLLPGVATPPTSSANSPATPPAFSARSAMAAAKSSNNTPAALSNAVAAPVSSATASAQSTVHFNFYRILPQMKVDIPADILGSGPGIPSAPTSSAVTGAPVRIQVGALNNLAGAQVIQERLELLGIPSHVEKLRGNDGAIYYQVFTRRYASPADAQTALAKIRGMGVTPLLQPVSPALSAPSAPPAP; this is encoded by the coding sequence ATGCGTGATTACAAGGGCCATAGTAGTCGCCAGCCGCAAGCAGAAGAGCATCGCCCCCCCATTCCACGCGCGGAGCGCGCTCCGCTAGCGGCAGAAACCGACGATGACGCAGACCTAGCCCTCGCCACGCGCCGCTCTGGTCATGGTTGGATCTGGTTGCTGTTGATCGCGTTTCTGCTGCTCAGCGGCGCGGTCTGGTGGTGGGTGGCCAGCCTGCCCATGGCCAGCGGCCAACTGGGTCTGCTCCCCGGGGTTGCCACGCCGCCGACGAGCTCTGCCAACTCCCCTGCCACTCCGCCGGCATTCTCCGCGCGTAGCGCCATGGCGGCGGCGAAATCTTCGAACAACACGCCGGCGGCGCTGAGCAACGCAGTCGCCGCCCCGGTCAGCAGTGCGACCGCTTCCGCGCAGAGTACCGTGCACTTCAACTTTTACCGCATCCTGCCACAAATGAAGGTGGATATTCCCGCTGATATTCTCGGCAGCGGGCCGGGCATCCCCAGCGCGCCGACCAGCAGCGCAGTTACCGGAGCACCCGTGCGCATACAGGTGGGGGCGCTGAATAATCTGGCTGGCGCACAAGTGATCCAGGAACGTCTGGAGCTGCTCGGCATCCCCAGCCATGTGGAAAAGCTGCGCGGCAATGACGGTGCCATCTACTACCAGGTATTCACCCGCCGCTATGCCTCTCCCGCCGATGCGCAGACGGCTCTGGCGAAGATTCGCGGCATGGGCGTGACACCCCTGTTGCAGCCCGTCAGCCCTGCCCTCAGTGCGCCGTCGGCGCCTCCAGCGCCTTGA
- the argS gene encoding arginine--tRNA ligase — translation MKNFVAEPLLRALQALQQQGLLQDVPSQVDFDRPRQAEHGHLASNVALLLAKSAGKKPRDLANRILAALPESPWIERVEIAGPGFLNFFLRPAAFHAVIAQVLEQGRDFGRQKLGAGQRLHLEFVSANPTGPLHVGHGRGAAYGASLAEILRFCGYEVFCEYYVNDAGRQMDILAASVYLRYLEAAGHPLPWDFPQSAYRGEYVREIAAHLLTSEGDALLFASKSMPDLAVIADGDAAIDQLIAHLKDALGATAYGRLHATGLQEILADIRDDLAEFGVVYQNWYSERSLMEQGAVERAIARLEDGGHCYHAEGALWFRSTAFGDDKDRVLRRENGAYTYFASDVAYHFEKTTRGFTQLIDMWGADHHGYIPRVRASLQALGADANALEVLLVQFAILYRGSEKVSMSTRAGEFVTLRQLREEVGNDAARFFYVLRRADQHLDFDLELATKHSEENPVFYIQYAHARVHSLRRQAAERGLSRPAQLPDLASLSDPRELDLADLLWRFPEQVASAARDREPHQIAFYLKDLAASFHTYYNATRILVEEDELRLARLSLADAVAQTLANGLTLLGVSAPETM, via the coding sequence GTGAAAAACTTCGTTGCCGAACCCCTTTTACGGGCTTTGCAGGCCCTGCAGCAGCAAGGCTTGCTACAGGATGTCCCCAGCCAAGTAGACTTCGACCGTCCGCGGCAGGCCGAGCATGGTCATCTGGCCAGCAATGTCGCTTTGCTTCTTGCCAAGAGTGCCGGTAAAAAACCCCGGGATCTCGCGAACCGTATTCTCGCTGCCTTACCGGAATCGCCCTGGATCGAGCGGGTGGAAATTGCCGGCCCGGGCTTTCTCAATTTTTTTCTGCGTCCGGCTGCCTTTCACGCGGTCATTGCTCAGGTACTGGAACAGGGGAGGGATTTCGGGCGCCAGAAACTTGGCGCGGGGCAGCGTTTGCATCTGGAGTTCGTTTCGGCCAACCCCACCGGCCCTTTGCATGTGGGGCACGGTCGTGGCGCCGCCTATGGCGCCAGTCTGGCAGAGATCCTGCGTTTTTGCGGCTATGAGGTGTTCTGCGAATACTATGTCAATGATGCTGGACGGCAGATGGATATCCTTGCCGCCAGTGTCTATCTGCGCTACCTGGAGGCCGCTGGCCACCCCCTACCCTGGGATTTCCCGCAGAGTGCCTATCGCGGCGAGTATGTTCGCGAAATCGCCGCCCATCTCCTGACCAGCGAAGGCGATGCCCTGCTGTTTGCGTCCAAAAGCATGCCCGATCTGGCGGTCATTGCCGATGGCGACGCGGCCATCGACCAGCTGATTGCCCATCTGAAAGACGCTCTGGGGGCGACAGCCTACGGAAGATTGCATGCCACAGGCCTGCAGGAAATCCTCGCGGACATCCGCGACGATCTCGCTGAGTTCGGCGTCGTCTACCAGAATTGGTACTCCGAGCGTTCCCTCATGGAGCAGGGCGCGGTCGAGCGGGCGATTGCACGGCTGGAAGATGGCGGACACTGCTATCATGCCGAGGGCGCCCTGTGGTTTCGCTCCACCGCCTTCGGTGACGACAAGGATCGCGTCCTGCGGCGCGAGAATGGTGCGTACACCTACTTTGCCTCGGACGTGGCCTACCACTTCGAGAAGACCACTCGCGGATTCACCCAGCTCATCGATATGTGGGGCGCCGATCATCACGGCTACATCCCTCGGGTACGGGCGAGCCTGCAGGCCCTCGGTGCGGATGCGAACGCCCTCGAAGTATTGCTGGTGCAATTCGCCATTCTCTATCGCGGCAGTGAAAAGGTATCGATGTCGACCCGAGCTGGCGAGTTTGTCACCCTGCGCCAGTTGCGCGAAGAAGTGGGAAATGATGCCGCACGGTTTTTTTACGTCTTGCGGCGCGCCGATCAGCATCTCGATTTCGATTTGGAACTCGCGACCAAGCACTCCGAGGAAAATCCGGTCTTCTACATTCAGTACGCGCATGCGCGCGTGCATTCTCTGCGCCGGCAGGCGGCGGAGCGAGGACTATCGCGGCCCGCACAGCTCCCTGATCTCGCCAGCTTGAGTGATCCACGCGAACTGGACCTCGCGGATCTGCTCTGGCGTTTTCCGGAGCAGGTGGCCAGTGCGGCCCGTGACCGCGAGCCGCATCAAATCGCTTTCTACCTCAAAGACTTGGCGGCGAGCTTCCACACCTACTACAACGCCACCCGCATTCTGGTGGAGGAAGATGAGTTGCGCCTGGCGCGCCTGAGCCTTGCCGACGCGGTTGCGCAGACCCTCGCAAATGGGTTGACCCTCTTGGGGGTCTCGGCGCCGGAGACAATGTGA